The following are from one region of the Hemitrygon akajei chromosome 6, sHemAka1.3, whole genome shotgun sequence genome:
- the LOC140729215 gene encoding protein mono-ADP-ribosyltransferase TIPARP-like, with translation MSGGMAGYTSSGPSAAATVPVGKVTLVKTHSLDCVKKRKNGERLLRTLKHLIRKERVGAGQRLTSVTSPGPITPPILDHLAFTLGRLCDPLKPLDLFPAPDCWAGPGCAMLPALENVETELREAEAPGLGLGLACSPAEEDMSLDHLLDVLTQLQYHTHQEEGQSVCWYFLVGACPNGDSCPQHHTALPYHWQLRQAASQRWESVQEDSQEALERLYCDPEREKVTLSYRGSSFLADFGQMAVQDATFDRLRRLCTSETDPCNSFRTVWKHYWRDTFEWKEYTESVNQDFNEARQRGLSIRHVMVSRNQQYKVDLSAGFQQNISTGTKRRIRRRPLFQSIVTLLPYLKTLSEGPDLNPSAPSGNPSTPSPASNSCQDYPETWIPMDPNVDFIKVPMALDDKAYGVVYRLFHKTMSETKFVILGIQRVQNQFLWDKYKRKKLYMSRRMTECERLLNEKHLFHGTSPPSIDGICKHNFDPRVSGRHATVYGQGSYFARKSSYSHRYARPSEEGTHYMFLSKVLVGRYTVGKPSMRRPPAIVTNNPSSDLFNSCVDSLDDPQIFVLFENDQCFPYFVVKYKEVEDSVAVS, from the exons ATGTCAGGAGGAATGGCTGGATATACGAGCTCAGGTCCCTCGGCTGCTGCTACGGTGCCTGTCGGTAAGGTCACCCTGGTCAAGACACACAGCCTGGACTGCGTGAAGAAGAGGAAGAACGGCGAGAGACTGCTGCGGACCCTCAAGCACCTGATCAGGAAGGAGCGGGTGGGGGCGGGCCAGAGGCTGACCTCGGTCACCAGCCCCGGGCCTATAACCCCTCCGATCCTCGACCACTTGGCCTTCACCCTGGGCCGGCTGTGCGACCCACTGAAGCCGCTTGACCTCTTCCCGGCGCCCGACTGCTGGGCCGGGCCCGGCTGTGCCATGCTCCCGGCGCTGGAGAACGTGGAGACGGAGCTGAGAGAGGCTGAGGCCCCGGGCCTGGGCCTGGGTCTGGCCTGCAGCCCGGCCGAGGAAGACATGAGCCTGGACCACCTGCTGGACGTCCTGACCCAGCTGCAGTACCACACCCACCAGGAGGAGGGCCAGAGTGTCTGCTGGTACTTCCTGGTGGGCGCATGCCCCAACGGAGacagctgcccccagcaccacACTGCCCTGCCCTATCACTGGCAGCTGAGGCAAGCGGCCAGCCAGAGGTGGGAGAGCGTGCAGGAGGACTCCCAGGAGGCGCTGGAGCGCTTGTACTGCGACCCGGAGCGGGAGAAGGTCACACTGAGCTACAG GGGCAGCAGTTTCCTGGCTGACTTTGGTCAGATGGCCGTCCAGGATGCCACCTTCGACAGGCTGAGGCGCCTATGTACTTCAGAAACCGACCCCTGTAACTCCTTCCGAACCGTCTGGAAACACTACTGGAGAGACACCTTCGAGTGGAAAGAGTACACAGAG TCGGTTAACCAGGACTTCAACGAGGCCCGGCAGCGAGGCCTGAGCATCAGGCACGTGATGGTCAGCAGGAACCAGCAGTACAAGGTGGACCTCAGCGCCGGATTCCAGCAGAACATCTCTACGGGCACCAAGCGACGTATCCGTCGCCGACCGCTCTTCCAGTCGATCGTCACCCTCCTCCCGTACCTCAA GACCCTGTCGGAAGGCCCTGACCTAAACCCCTCAGCACCCAGTGGGAACCCCTCAACTCCATCACCCGCTTCCAACAGTTGCCAGGACTACCCGGAGACCTGGATCCCCATGGACCCCAACGTGGACTTCATCAAAGTGCCCATGGCCCTCGACGACAAAGCCTACGGCGTGGTGTACCGGCTCTTCCACAAGACCATGTCCGAGACCAAGTTTGTCATCCTCGGAATACAGCGGGTGCAGAACCAGTTCCTCTGGGACAAGTACAAAAG GAAGAAGCTCTACATGAGCCGCAGGATGACAGAGTGCGAGCGGCTACTGAACGAGAAGCACCTGTTCCACGGCACATCGCCCCCCTCCATCGACGGCATCTGTAAGCACAACTTTGACCCCCGCGTCTCCGGCCGCCACGCCACCGTCTACGGCCAGGGCAGCTACTTTGCCCGCAAGTCCAGCTACTCTCACAGGTACGCCCGGCCGTCCGAGGAGGGCACCCACTACATGTTCCTGTCCAAGGTCCTGGTGGGCCGGTATACTGTGGGGAAGCCCAGCATGAGGAGACCCCCGGCCATCGTCACCAACAACCCCAGCAGCGACCTCTTCAACTCGTGTGTGGACAGCTTGGACGACCCTCAAATCTTTGTCCTCTTCGAGAATGACCAGTGTTTCCCTTACTTTGTCGTCAAGTACAAGGAGGTAGAGGACTCGGTGGCTGTCAGTTGA